One Bacteroidetes Order II. bacterium genomic region harbors:
- a CDS encoding antibiotic biosynthesis monooxygenase, which yields MLIRIVRMTFRPETVPDFLALFKEICPVIRNMPGCRHLELWQDADLPEVFSTFSHWEAAEDLARYRQSEYFKATWARTKVLFGAPPQAWSQTKAFPVDLEGESD from the coding sequence ATGCTGATTCGTATTGTGCGGATGACTTTTCGTCCAGAAACCGTCCCCGACTTTCTGGCATTGTTTAAGGAAATCTGTCCTGTCATTCGAAATATGCCCGGATGTCGTCATCTGGAATTATGGCAAGATGCCGATTTGCCGGAAGTCTTCAGCACGTTTAGCCATTGGGAGGCTGCTGAAGACTTAGCACGTTACCGACAGAGCGAATATTTCAAGGCTACATGGGCAAGAACAAAGGTTCTGTTTGGTGCACCGCCACAGGCATGGAGCCAGACGAAAGCCTTTCCGGTTGATTTGGAAGGTGAAAGCGATTAA
- a CDS encoding polysaccharide deacetylase family protein, protein MQAIPVHLDIPENRKPQAVYAFQMLLKPLGLTPTFTEGQTTGQIYYGPLLPTDDRTVHIPYVWPDNNLPCHCYVWIQGRRIPVVYANKHGADWVASAFFWLADVQTYLIKERDAHGRFRYESSFQAKWGEEPFPFVDYYRLAIREKLQQMGLPIEPPSWQGHPFTVCMTHDIDHLYKWTLRRWWKEKRPIKPFFQRIDGYQRGLERLLAVDRRYNLKATWFFKAGANAPEDHFYPLHSPAVQTLFQRLHQNGHEIGLHPAYFSHAHPAFFRSEAEYLRKHTPHKNTSVRQHYLRWDAHQTPNIQQLNGFVLDAGLSFVDRDGFRNGTCFPFLLYDHLNNKPTTVWEVPLCLHDTTLMQYRALTAHAALERTKTWLEITKNLNGILVGLWHNVIYDQDEYPDWATHFEESAEAFSLSGAWCTTLNDALTYFTNT, encoded by the coding sequence ATGCAAGCCATTCCTGTCCATTTAGACATTCCAGAAAATCGTAAGCCACAAGCTGTGTATGCTTTTCAGATGCTTTTAAAGCCATTGGGCCTGACGCCTACCTTTACAGAAGGACAGACAACAGGGCAGATATATTATGGCCCTCTATTGCCCACTGACGATAGAACAGTGCATATACCGTATGTATGGCCGGACAACAACCTCCCCTGCCACTGCTATGTGTGGATTCAGGGCAGGCGCATTCCGGTCGTATATGCCAATAAACATGGTGCTGATTGGGTTGCCTCCGCCTTTTTCTGGCTGGCAGATGTACAAACCTATCTCATAAAGGAACGCGATGCACACGGACGTTTTCGGTATGAATCGTCGTTTCAAGCAAAATGGGGCGAGGAACCATTCCCTTTTGTGGATTATTACCGACTCGCCATCCGGGAAAAACTCCAGCAAATGGGGCTACCAATAGAACCACCTAGCTGGCAAGGGCATCCATTTACCGTTTGTATGACGCACGACATAGACCATCTTTATAAATGGACACTCCGGCGATGGTGGAAGGAGAAACGCCCTATAAAGCCCTTTTTTCAAAGAATAGACGGCTATCAGCGGGGCCTTGAACGACTTTTGGCCGTGGACCGTCGGTACAACTTAAAAGCAACTTGGTTTTTCAAAGCAGGTGCCAATGCACCCGAAGACCATTTTTACCCGCTTCACTCGCCTGCTGTCCAAACATTATTCCAAAGACTCCACCAGAACGGGCACGAAATCGGGTTACATCCAGCGTATTTTAGCCATGCCCATCCAGCTTTTTTCCGAAGCGAGGCCGAATACCTACGAAAACATACGCCTCACAAAAACACAAGCGTTCGGCAACACTATCTACGATGGGATGCCCATCAAACCCCAAATATTCAACAATTAAATGGCTTTGTATTGGATGCCGGGCTCAGTTTTGTAGATCGCGACGGATTTCGGAATGGCACTTGTTTTCCATTTCTTCTTTATGACCACCTAAACAACAAGCCCACGACTGTATGGGAAGTACCCTTGTGCCTACACGACACCACCTTGATGCAATACAGGGCACTCACAGCCCATGCAGCACTCGAAAGAACAAAGACATGGCTGGAGATAACGAAAAATCTGAATGGCATTTTGGTGGGCTTGTGGCATAACGTAATTTATGACCAAGACGAGTATCCGGATTGGGCCACCCACTTCGAGGAGTCTGCCGAAGCATTCAGCCTTTCTGGTGCGTGGTGTACTACTCTAAACGACGCCTTAACATATTTTACAAATACTTAG
- a CDS encoding TIGR04282 family arsenosugar biosynthesis glycosyltransferase, translating into MLRAALLVFAKEPIPGAVKTRLTTLLTPDEAASLYAAFLKDAWSQYQKIEADLRLYVPPPMKPGSEWIPKQAPIFTQQGSGLGERMLMAFLETFKAGYERIVIVGTDHPTLPDDFLEMAFEALNERYSMVIGPSEDGGYYLLGMNEWYPEAFELMHYSHPDVFKQTLARIETTEASLSILPKWYDVDTPQDLVRLKADLKNLPENVAQNTRHFVQILTKNYPQVL; encoded by the coding sequence ATGTTGCGTGCAGCCCTTCTTGTTTTTGCCAAAGAACCTATTCCTGGAGCGGTCAAAACCCGTTTGACTACTTTGCTTACGCCCGATGAAGCGGCAAGCCTTTATGCTGCTTTCCTGAAGGATGCTTGGTCTCAATATCAGAAAATAGAGGCCGACCTGCGCCTGTATGTGCCCCCCCCTATGAAGCCTGGAAGCGAATGGATACCCAAACAAGCACCCATATTTACCCAACAAGGATCTGGCCTCGGCGAGCGGATGTTGATGGCTTTTCTCGAAACCTTCAAGGCTGGATACGAACGGATTGTCATTGTGGGGACAGACCATCCTACGCTCCCAGATGATTTTTTGGAGATGGCTTTCGAAGCCCTAAACGAGCGGTATAGTATGGTGATTGGACCCAGCGAAGACGGGGGGTATTATCTTTTGGGCATGAACGAATGGTATCCCGAAGCCTTCGAATTGATGCACTATAGCCACCCAGATGTCTTCAAACAAACCCTTGCACGAATCGAAACAACAGAAGCGTCACTTTCCATTTTACCAAAGTGGTATGATGTAGATACACCCCAAGATTTGGTTCGGCTTAAAGCAGATTTAAAAAATCTTCCGGAAAATGTTGCACAAAATACACGCCATTTTGTCCAAATCTTGACCAAGAACTATCCGCAAGTGCTGTAA
- the fbp gene encoding class 1 fructose-bisphosphatase, with amino-acid sequence MSTTRLLTLEQFIVDRQDAVTGSTGAFSRLIRDISIAAKIVQRDVRRAGLVDILGASGETNVQGEIQQKLDRLAHQEFVKALERGGECCLIGSEEHAEAIPLRPASGAKAGRYIVLMDPLDGSTNIDVNVSIGTIFSIFRLPEGAESPELEHALQPGVNQVAAGYILYGSSVMLVYTTGNGVNGFTLDPSIGEFILSHPNMRVPEIGKIYSINEGNYHSWPLGLKKYIKWVQEEAPDGTRPYIARYIGSFVADFHRNLIKGGVYIYPADTRSPAGKLRLMYEANPMAFLIEQAGGRATDGHRRILEIQPKMLHQRTPVYIGTDQMVRDVEESIRVWGNIH; translated from the coding sequence ATGTCAACTACTCGTCTCTTGACCCTCGAACAGTTTATCGTAGATCGTCAGGATGCCGTCACGGGTTCTACAGGGGCTTTTTCGCGCCTTATCCGTGACATCAGCATTGCTGCAAAGATTGTACAGCGGGATGTTCGCCGTGCCGGATTGGTGGATATTCTCGGAGCCTCTGGCGAAACCAATGTTCAGGGCGAAATTCAGCAAAAGTTAGACCGACTTGCCCACCAGGAGTTTGTTAAGGCATTAGAACGCGGTGGCGAATGCTGCTTGATTGGCTCGGAAGAACATGCCGAAGCCATTCCACTTCGTCCGGCCAGCGGGGCAAAAGCAGGACGTTATATTGTGCTCATGGATCCATTAGACGGTTCAACCAATATAGATGTAAACGTTTCAATCGGAACCATTTTCAGCATCTTTCGCTTGCCCGAGGGGGCTGAAAGTCCTGAACTGGAGCATGCCCTTCAACCGGGTGTCAATCAGGTGGCAGCAGGGTATATCTTATATGGTTCTTCGGTGATGTTGGTATATACCACTGGAAATGGTGTAAATGGTTTTACGTTAGATCCTTCAATTGGCGAATTCATCTTGTCTCATCCCAATATGCGGGTTCCAGAGATCGGAAAAATATACTCGATTAATGAAGGAAACTATCATTCTTGGCCATTGGGACTTAAAAAGTACATTAAATGGGTTCAGGAAGAAGCCCCAGATGGCACACGGCCTTATATCGCACGTTATATCGGTTCATTTGTAGCAGACTTTCACCGTAACTTAATCAAGGGTGGGGTTTATATTTATCCTGCCGATACCCGTAGTCCTGCTGGTAAACTTCGGCTGATGTACGAGGCCAATCCTATGGCATTTCTCATCGAACAGGCAGGTGGGCGAGCAACCGATGGGCATCGCCGAATTTTGGAAATTCAGCCCAAGATGTTGCACCAACGCACCCCTGTATATATTGGAACCGACCAGATGGTGCGCGACGTGGAAGAGTCTATTCGGGTTTGGGGCAATATTCATTAA
- a CDS encoding helix-turn-helix domain-containing protein encodes MDQPDNITGNVFADDFRRIRESRKISIAELSRTTLVTADILEEFERSALLGHPRFNTVYLKAFVRTLAEALNIPKEVAVSSLEEMLQGQYSGALKGFINPESVVIRSAPAPKATAKTEPLPEAPTKTLTETPTKPIEEKAVPTKARKPSKSRVEKEKTIETPLDLSVDLPNPLPGPESSGELPAAPSLEPESENLAPEAKEPINPVKLSIPPPTPKEPISTASSTVPKTQPIVFDDTRGIRPPSPPIRSLEPESDGINWFKILVPIAVLAVLGVFVWFIYSEWNSAESESLLADSNTASTTQEPTTSPHTNTTVDTNASTPSANGKALADSFMVSILSIDKPISGMKLTPDTKPRFPVWVELGDTLELKLKNQPLYVKQSLKLEGGLQNARVMVQGKAFAIPGADSLQVVTLSRDMITKLISQ; translated from the coding sequence ATGGATCAACCGGATAATATCACCGGAAATGTATTCGCCGACGACTTCCGGCGCATACGTGAGTCCCGTAAAATCTCCATTGCGGAGTTGAGCCGTACCACCCTGGTGACAGCAGACATTTTGGAAGAATTTGAACGAAGCGCTCTTTTAGGTCATCCTCGGTTTAATACCGTCTATCTGAAAGCATTTGTTCGAACCTTGGCCGAAGCGCTGAATATTCCCAAAGAAGTAGCGGTATCGAGTTTGGAAGAGATGCTACAGGGTCAGTACTCAGGTGCTTTGAAAGGGTTTATCAACCCGGAATCTGTGGTAATTCGGTCTGCGCCAGCCCCTAAAGCAACGGCTAAAACGGAGCCCCTTCCCGAGGCGCCGACAAAAACCTTGACAGAAACACCAACCAAACCCATTGAGGAAAAAGCCGTTCCCACAAAAGCCCGCAAACCCTCCAAATCGCGTGTAGAAAAAGAAAAAACCATAGAAACACCGCTTGATTTATCCGTTGATCTTCCAAATCCTTTACCAGGCCCGGAGTCCAGCGGAGAACTTCCGGCGGCTCCCTCCCTAGAACCCGAATCAGAAAACTTGGCACCAGAGGCAAAGGAACCCATAAACCCGGTAAAACTAAGCATTCCACCTCCAACACCCAAGGAGCCTATCAGTACAGCGAGCAGTACCGTTCCCAAGACCCAGCCGATTGTTTTTGATGATACCCGTGGTATTCGCCCGCCTTCTCCCCCCATCCGAAGTTTAGAACCAGAATCGGATGGCATCAACTGGTTTAAAATTTTGGTTCCGATTGCTGTTTTAGCAGTATTGGGAGTCTTTGTATGGTTTATTTATAGTGAATGGAACTCGGCTGAAAGCGAAAGTCTTTTAGCCGACTCGAATACCGCCAGTACAACCCAAGAGCCGACCACCAGTCCTCATACCAATACGACTGTTGATACCAATGCCTCTACGCCTTCTGCAAACGGCAAGGCGCTTGCGGATAGCTTCATGGTTTCGATTTTGTCTATAGATAAGCCGATTTCGGGTATGAAGTTGACGCCAGATACCAAACCACGTTTCCCCGTTTGGGTGGAACTAGGAGACACATTGGAGTTGAAGCTTAAAAATCAGCCACTCTACGTGAAGCAATCGCTTAAATTGGAAGGGGGGCTTCAAAATGCACGTGTTATGGTGCAAGGAAAAGCCTTTGCCATCCCCGGCGCCGATTCGCTTCAGGTTGTGACGCTTAGCCGCGATATGATTACAAAACTGATCAGCCAATAA
- the ligA gene encoding NAD-dependent DNA ligase LigA: MEHLALTYSILHQISEMEIQDLSHDEAAQLAQTLAVVLHAHSHRYYVLDQPIIADAEYDRLFRALQAIEAHFPSLQTPDSPTQRVGGAVLDGFQKHQHPQALLSLGNVFSEGDLRAWYDRCIKGLLPVFGVTQPELLVELKIDGLAIALTYEKGHLVMGATRGDGQTGENVTENIRTIRSIPLQIPVYEIINLPPIPDRIEVRGEVYMRKSDFQKYNERLLAEQKPPIANPRNGAAGSLRQLDSKMTAKRPLSFFCYGIGPVSGELPDGLFEMEEQLAAWGFPVNPHKARCSDLEAVVDMIQKWTNQREALDYEIDGLVIKINRFDHQQALGFVSNAPRWAVAYKFPSLEVTTRLENIELSIGRTGVVKPVALLTPVSIGGVVVSRATLHNEDYIVSRDIRIGDTVLIKRAGDVIPQVVQAIIEARTGAEQAWDFKNACTAAGLPVQRYEGEADYYTTLTNTPEQLTAAIEHFTGREAMDIEGLGGKMAALLVEKGLVKALPDLYHLKKDDLLALPAFAEKKAQNLLDGIEASKNRSLARLIWALGIRFVGQTTGQLLVPHIESLEKLLVTTPADLQTIEGIGPKIAESIASWSATPQNIALVHALKEVGVRTERMPEEAAKPITADLPLAGKTFVITGTLPTMGRTEAAQRIQQAGGKVTDSVSKKTHYLVAGENAGSKLEKAQKLQIVVLDEAQFLQMIEIPAPEKP; encoded by the coding sequence ATGGAACATCTAGCTTTAACCTATTCCATACTCCATCAGATTTCCGAAATGGAGATTCAGGATCTTTCGCATGACGAAGCAGCACAATTGGCCCAAACGTTGGCGGTGGTTTTACACGCGCATAGCCATCGGTATTATGTCTTGGACCAACCCATCATTGCAGATGCCGAGTATGACCGCTTGTTTCGGGCATTGCAGGCCATTGAAGCCCATTTCCCATCGCTTCAAACACCGGACTCGCCGACCCAGCGCGTGGGTGGAGCAGTCTTAGATGGTTTTCAGAAGCACCAGCACCCACAAGCGCTGCTTAGCCTCGGAAACGTATTCTCGGAGGGTGATTTACGGGCATGGTACGACCGTTGTATAAAAGGTTTGCTGCCCGTTTTTGGTGTCACCCAACCCGAATTGCTCGTGGAGTTAAAAATTGATGGCTTGGCCATTGCGCTGACCTATGAAAAAGGACACTTGGTAATGGGAGCCACACGAGGAGATGGGCAAACCGGGGAAAATGTAACGGAAAATATACGAACTATTCGCAGTATTCCACTACAAATACCTGTTTATGAAATCATAAATTTACCTCCAATTCCAGACCGTATCGAAGTACGGGGCGAGGTTTATATGCGTAAATCAGATTTTCAGAAGTATAATGAACGTCTTCTTGCCGAACAAAAACCGCCGATTGCCAATCCTCGAAACGGTGCTGCGGGTAGCCTACGGCAATTGGACTCCAAAATGACTGCGAAGCGGCCTCTTAGCTTCTTTTGTTACGGAATTGGACCTGTTTCTGGCGAATTGCCAGACGGACTTTTCGAAATGGAGGAACAGTTAGCGGCTTGGGGCTTTCCGGTGAATCCGCACAAAGCACGATGTTCGGATTTGGAGGCAGTTGTGGATATGATTCAAAAATGGACCAACCAACGCGAAGCCTTAGACTATGAGATTGATGGCTTGGTGATTAAAATTAATCGTTTTGATCATCAACAAGCGCTTGGTTTTGTGTCTAATGCGCCTCGTTGGGCCGTGGCCTATAAATTCCCTTCTTTGGAAGTAACCACGCGCCTCGAAAACATTGAGCTGAGCATTGGTCGAACAGGCGTGGTAAAGCCCGTTGCCCTCTTAACACCCGTCTCCATCGGTGGCGTGGTCGTTTCACGAGCTACTTTGCACAATGAGGACTATATCGTTAGCCGAGATATCCGAATTGGAGACACGGTTCTGATCAAGCGAGCCGGAGATGTCATTCCCCAAGTGGTTCAAGCCATCATAGAGGCACGCACTGGCGCAGAGCAGGCTTGGGATTTCAAAAATGCCTGCACGGCTGCTGGCCTCCCTGTTCAGCGGTATGAAGGTGAGGCAGACTATTACACCACTCTTACCAACACACCCGAACAGCTAACGGCAGCCATAGAACATTTTACGGGCCGCGAGGCTATGGATATTGAGGGACTTGGTGGAAAAATGGCCGCGCTTTTGGTAGAAAAAGGGTTAGTGAAAGCATTACCGGATTTGTACCACCTTAAGAAAGACGATCTGTTGGCCCTTCCGGCTTTTGCGGAAAAGAAAGCACAAAACCTATTAGACGGTATAGAAGCATCCAAAAACCGTAGTTTAGCCCGTCTTATCTGGGCACTTGGCATCCGCTTTGTCGGTCAAACCACAGGGCAACTCTTGGTTCCCCACATTGAATCCTTAGAAAAACTTTTGGTGACTACCCCCGCAGACCTACAAACCATTGAAGGTATTGGGCCTAAAATTGCTGAAAGTATCGCATCTTGGAGCGCTACGCCTCAGAATATTGCGTTGGTACACGCATTAAAAGAAGTGGGGGTTCGTACCGAAAGAATGCCAGAGGAAGCGGCTAAACCCATTACCGCCGATTTGCCGCTGGCCGGAAAAACATTTGTCATTACGGGTACATTGCCAACAATGGGACGAACCGAGGCCGCACAACGCATCCAACAGGCAGGAGGAAAAGTTACCGATAGCGTGAGCAAAAAAACCCATTATTTAGTGGCTGGCGAAAATGCAGGGTCCAAATTGGAGAAAGCGCAAAAACTGCAAATCGTAGTCTTAGATGAGGCACAATTTTTACAGATGATTGAGATACCTGCCCCTGAAAAGCCGTAA
- a CDS encoding NAD(P)/FAD-dependent oxidoreductase, producing MKPKPIRKPIVAVIGAGFGGLAVVRALRNAPVEVRLIDQNNYHTFQPLLYQVATAGLEPESIGRSIRSMLQRQKNVDFVLGKVIAVNRSDKKITLETGFTCSYDYLVLAAGATNNFFGIPGVAEHAFTLKTMQDAMVLRSHVLSVFEEANLYADRYDDGLLHFVVVGGGPTGVEMAGALVELFEMVLKKDFPHLPIHRAKVSLIEASSHLLNAFNERYRNYTVAELKRRGVQVYQGTKVVRVSANDVLLHTGERLPTATLIWAAGIRVNPLADLMGVKQGAAGRIEVRPDLSLPDDPNVFVIGDMAASTDENGNLHPQLAPNAIQAGKHVALQLNALIHHLPTQPYRYFDKGIMATIGRNAAVAETPWGFRAKGFGAWLAWLFVHLMYLVGFRNRLLVFFDWLWNYISYDRSARMIFPDPFRSRPTSADMITLSDEKKTPFVLEKEWVR from the coding sequence ATGAAACCCAAACCGATTCGCAAGCCCATTGTCGCCGTCATTGGTGCTGGATTTGGCGGCCTCGCCGTTGTACGTGCTTTGAGAAACGCCCCCGTAGAAGTCCGCCTCATTGACCAGAACAATTACCACACCTTCCAACCATTATTATATCAGGTTGCAACGGCTGGTTTGGAGCCTGAAAGCATCGGAAGAAGTATCCGGAGTATGCTCCAGCGGCAGAAGAATGTAGATTTTGTGTTGGGCAAAGTGATTGCCGTGAACCGATCCGATAAGAAAATTACTTTGGAAACGGGATTCACGTGTTCATACGATTATTTGGTTTTAGCAGCAGGAGCAACCAATAATTTTTTTGGCATTCCGGGCGTGGCCGAACATGCTTTTACCCTTAAAACCATGCAAGACGCGATGGTACTGCGCAGCCACGTCTTATCCGTTTTTGAAGAAGCAAATCTTTATGCCGATCGGTACGATGATGGCTTGTTGCATTTTGTGGTTGTTGGGGGAGGGCCTACCGGAGTGGAAATGGCGGGTGCGCTTGTTGAATTGTTTGAAATGGTGTTGAAAAAAGATTTTCCCCACTTGCCCATTCACCGTGCAAAAGTATCACTGATCGAGGCCAGTTCGCATTTGTTGAATGCGTTTAATGAACGATATCGCAACTATACTGTAGCAGAACTAAAACGACGGGGCGTTCAAGTTTATCAAGGGACCAAGGTGGTGCGTGTATCGGCCAATGACGTGTTGCTACACACGGGAGAGCGCCTTCCAACAGCAACCCTTATCTGGGCTGCAGGCATTCGGGTTAATCCACTTGCAGATTTGATGGGTGTAAAACAAGGTGCTGCTGGGCGCATAGAGGTGCGGCCTGACTTAAGCCTTCCTGATGATCCAAATGTATTTGTGATTGGGGATATGGCCGCCAGTACCGATGAAAACGGGAACCTGCATCCACAATTGGCTCCAAATGCCATTCAGGCGGGGAAACATGTGGCCCTACAACTGAACGCATTGATACATCATCTCCCAACCCAGCCTTATCGGTACTTTGATAAAGGCATCATGGCCACCATTGGTCGTAATGCTGCTGTTGCAGAAACGCCTTGGGGTTTTCGAGCAAAAGGTTTTGGCGCTTGGCTGGCTTGGCTTTTTGTTCACCTGATGTACTTGGTAGGGTTTCGTAATCGCTTGCTGGTTTTTTTTGATTGGTTATGGAACTATATTTCTTATGATCGCAGTGCGCGGATGATTTTTCCGGATCCCTTCCGGAGTCGTCCTACTTCTGCTGATATGATTACCCTTTCCGACGAAAAGAAAACCCCGTTCGTCCTTGAGAAGGAGTGGGTACGATGA
- a CDS encoding tetratricopeptide repeat protein: MKTLLPIILAFYGCCITVWGQTRQPSTINKTPQPYELAAQLCERGMEKLFEGNEVGALAAFNEALKKDSTFSRAYHLRGELRLKQGALEEALHDLNRAISFVGDYPDYFYARANIQTQRKAYTEAISDYTKVLTLRPNYPEAILDRAIAKLEYGDVSGGCADIALAEQLGLKDRALKEKHCAMQKN, translated from the coding sequence ATGAAAACCCTTTTACCGATTATACTGGCCTTTTACGGTTGTTGTATAACCGTCTGGGGGCAGACCAGACAGCCCAGCACCATCAACAAAACCCCTCAACCATACGAATTGGCAGCGCAATTATGTGAACGGGGGATGGAAAAACTTTTTGAAGGGAATGAAGTTGGTGCATTGGCAGCATTTAACGAAGCCCTGAAAAAAGATTCGACTTTCTCCCGTGCCTACCACCTAAGGGGAGAATTACGCCTAAAACAAGGAGCCTTAGAGGAGGCTTTGCATGACCTGAATCGCGCCATTTCGTTCGTGGGCGATTATCCTGACTATTTTTATGCCCGTGCCAATATTCAAACGCAAAGAAAGGCATATACAGAAGCCATCTCCGATTATACCAAGGTGTTAACGCTTCGGCCCAACTATCCAGAGGCCATCTTAGATCGGGCCATTGCCAAATTAGAATATGGGGATGTCTCAGGTGGATGCGCCGATATCGCACTTGCAGAGCAATTAGGCCTAAAAGACCGTGCCCTAAAAGAAAAACATTGCGCTATGCAAAAAAACTAA
- a CDS encoding OsmC family protein, which translates to MMDVHHLYEVDVSWTHDRKGLLTSPVLSELIEVATPPEFTKGEVGIWSPEHLFVAALSSCLMTTFLAIAENSRLDFTSFGCNAVGKLEKDGLGGFAITQVVLRPEIELTSEAQVEKAQRILEKAEKACLISRSVKSEIVLSPKIRVTKNVPS; encoded by the coding sequence ATGATGGATGTACATCATTTATATGAAGTGGACGTTTCTTGGACGCATGACCGGAAGGGGTTACTGACCTCGCCCGTATTGTCGGAACTAATTGAGGTAGCCACTCCGCCAGAATTTACAAAAGGCGAAGTTGGTATTTGGTCGCCAGAACACCTGTTTGTGGCTGCCCTAAGTAGTTGTCTGATGACTACATTTCTTGCCATCGCTGAAAATAGTAGGTTGGATTTTACTTCTTTTGGCTGTAATGCAGTTGGGAAGTTGGAAAAAGATGGCTTAGGAGGCTTTGCGATCACCCAAGTAGTTCTTCGCCCCGAAATTGAGTTGACCTCGGAGGCTCAGGTAGAAAAGGCGCAACGCATTTTGGAAAAAGCCGAAAAAGCATGCCTTATTTCCCGGTCAGTTAAGTCGGAAATTGTGCTATCCCCGAAAATTCGGGTCACAAAGAACGTTCCTTCTTGA